Genomic segment of Streptomyces sp. NBC_01210:
GCATGTCGCCGCCGGGGTCAGCGCCTACGCCGTACGCAGGGAGGAGCAGCTGCGCAGTGCGCTGGCGGCGGTGCGCTGTGCCCTGCACGTCCATGACGCGGTGGTCACCGCGCTGCCGCCGGGGCGGGTCACGCCTGCCGACCGCGACCATTTCGCGGTGTTCTCGGCGTACTTCCGCAGGTGGGAGGCGGCCGGGCTGCGCGAGACCATGGCGGCTCCGCGGTCGGTGCCGGTCCCCGAGCTCGCCGGCCATCCGCTGCCGCGCCGCACCGCGGTGACCGGCGTGTCACCCGGTCTCGCCAAGGGCGGGGAGCCGGCGGGCCGACGGCGGCTGACCGCCTGGCTCGCCGACACAGACGCGGGCATCGCGGCGTACGCGGAGCGGCACGACGATCTGCCGGGCGATGCCACCTCCCGGCTCTCGCCGCATCTGCACTTCGGCACGCTCTCCGCCACCGAACTCGTCCACCGGGCGCGGCGCAAGGGCGGTCCTGGCGCGGACGCCTTCGTACGGCAGCTCGCCTGGCGGGACTTCCATCACCAGGTCCTGGCGGCCCGGCCCGGGGCGGCCCACGCCGACTACCGTGCACGCGGCGACCACTGGCGCAGTGACGAGAAGGCGATCGCCGCCTGGAAGGCGGGCCGCACCGGCTGCCCGATCGTGGACGCGGCGATGCGTCAGCTGCTGCACGAGGGCTGGATGCACAACCGCGGGCGGCTGCTGGCGGCGAGCTACTTCACCAAGACTCTGTACCTGGACTGGCGCATCGGCGCCCGCCACTTCCTGGATCTGCTGGTGGACGGGGACATCGCCAACAACCAGCTCAACTGGCAGTGGGTGGCGGGCACCGGGACCGACACCCGCCCCAACCGTGTCCTCAATCCGCTCGCTCAGGCGAAGCGATTCGACCCGCAGGGCGACTACGTACGCCGCTGGGTCCCTGAGCTCGCACAGCTGGCCGGGCCCGCCGTGCACCAGCCGTGGAATCTCGACGGGCTGGACCGGGCCCGGCTCGACTATCCCGATCCGCTGGTGGAACCGGCGGAAGGGCGGGCGCGGTTCGAGCGGGCCCGCGGCCTGCACTGATCGGAGATCCCCCGGGTCCGGGCACCCGGGGCAGGGCGGTCCTCACACCGTCTCCTCCTTCGTCAGCAGCAGTTGCTGCACATCCAGCCGGCCGGAGCGGAAGCCCGCTTCGGAGTAGGCGAGATAGAAGGTCCACATCCGGCGGAAGGTCTCGTCGAAACCGAGGGCGCCGACCGCGGCGGCTCGGTGGGCGAAGCGCTCACTCCACAGCCGCAGCGTCTCGGCGTAGTGCGGGCCGAAGCCGTACCGCTCGGCCACCCGCAGTCCGGTGCAGCCGGTGACGACCTGCTCGATCGCCTCGGTCGAGGGCAGCAGCCCGCCCGGGAAGATGTACTTCTGGATCCAGGTGCAGTTGGTTCGGGAGGCCGGCAGCCTCTCCTGCGTCGTAGTGATCGACTGAAGCGCGATCCGCCCGCCCGGCGCGAGCAGCCGGTCCAGCATCCTGAAGT
This window contains:
- a CDS encoding cryptochrome/photolyase family protein; this encodes MSVAVMLFTSDLRLHDQPALRAALRGADEVVPLFVLDPGIRKAGFDAPNRRAFLADCLASLDAGLHERGGRLVIRTGHVAEQVCRIVAETGARAVHVAAGVSAYAVRREEQLRSALAAVRCALHVHDAVVTALPPGRVTPADRDHFAVFSAYFRRWEAAGLRETMAAPRSVPVPELAGHPLPRRTAVTGVSPGLAKGGEPAGRRRLTAWLADTDAGIAAYAERHDDLPGDATSRLSPHLHFGTLSATELVHRARRKGGPGADAFVRQLAWRDFHHQVLAARPGAAHADYRARGDHWRSDEKAIAAWKAGRTGCPIVDAAMRQLLHEGWMHNRGRLLAASYFTKTLYLDWRIGARHFLDLLVDGDIANNQLNWQWVAGTGTDTRPNRVLNPLAQAKRFDPQGDYVRRWVPELAQLAGPAVHQPWNLDGLDRARLDYPDPLVEPAEGRARFERARGLH